TCGAGGCCCTCGATCATGCCGCCGGAGCCGACCTTGTAGGACAGGCCGGACGCGGAACCCTCGAGGACGGGCTGGCCGTCCTGGCTGGCCTCCAGGTCGATGGTGACGACGTCGCCCTCCTCGGCGGCCCCGTCCTTGTCCTCGCGGGTGGCGAAGCGCTGACGCATCAGCTCGATGCGCTGCTCGACCTCGGTCTGGTCGGTGGAGACGGGCTCCACCTCGGCGGCGAGCTCGGAGAACGCCGGCACCTCGAAGTCGGGGCGGACGTCAAGCTCGGCGGTGAACTCGACGACGTCGCCGTCCTCGAGCTTGGTGACCTCGATCTCGGGCTGGCCCAGCGGCACGACCCCACCCTCGACGACGGCCTGCTCGTACGCGTTCGGCAGGGCGGCGTTGATGGCCTCCTGCAGCACGGCGCCGCGCCCGAAGCGCTGGTCGATGATGGCGGCGGGCACCTTGCCCTTGCGGAACCCGGGGATGTTCACCTGGCCGGCGATGTCGGCGTAGGCCTTGTCCAGGTGCGGCTTCAGGTCTGCGAAGGGGATCTCGATGGTCAGCTTGACCCGGGTGGGGCCGAGCTTCTCGACGGTGCTGGGCACTGGGTTACTCCTGTTGGTCGACGGTCAGTGGAACCTCGGAGCGGATGACGGGAATCGAACCCGCGTAGCCAGTTTGGAAGACTGGGGCTCTACCATTGAGCTACATCCGCATGTGACGCCGATCCAGCCTACCGGCGCAGCGACAAGGATGCACACCGAGCCCGGCGTTGCCTCGGCTCAGTAACTCCCCCGGGGCCAACTCTGCTCCGATCCGTGGTCGTCGAAGCGCTCCGCGCGTCGCCGCTCGATGCCCCGCAGCCCGTGCACGAAGGCCGCGACGTCCTCGCGCCGCACCCCGTCGTGCTGCGGCGCGAGCGGCAGGCCGTCGGCCCCCGGCGCGGCGGCGTCCACCGGGTCGGCTCCCAGTTGCAGCAGCCACCGCCGCACCAGCGGGCCGCCCGCGGCGTCCAGCCGGACGCCGACGCGCGGCCGCGAGTGCGGGACGGGGACGGACGGGGACACGGCGCTCAGTCGTCCAGGTGGGCGGTGCGCGGCCCGGGGGTCCCGAGCGACCCGGTGAACGCCGGCGTCCGCTTGTGCCGGAAGGCGGTCACGCCCTCGGAGAAGTCGTCCGAGGCGCCGGACGCCGCGGACGCCAGGCCCTCCAGAGCCATGCCGAGCCCGAGCCCCGCCCCGGCGTCGATCGCCTGCTTCGACATCTGCACGGCCAGCGGCGAGCGGTCGGCCACGACGGCGGCCAGGGCGAGGGCGGCGTCCACGACGTCGGCGCGCGGGGCGACGTCGGTGACCAGCCCCCAGTCCAGAGCGGTGGCGGCGTCGATCGGGGTGCCGGTGAACACCATCCGCTTGGCCCGCGCCGGACCGACGAGCGCTGGGAGCCGGTCGAGGCCGCCCCAGCCCGGCACCGTGCCGATGGCCACCTCGGTCAGCCCCACCTGCGCGTCGTCGGCGAGCACGCGCAGGTCGCAGGCCAGCGCGATCTCCAGCCCGCCGCCGAACGCGTCACCGTCCATCGCCGCGATGGTGGGCTGCCGCAGCCGCGCGAGCCGGTCGAAGACCCGGTGCCCGGTCCGCGTCCAGGTCGACCACATCTGCAGCGCGGTGAGCCGGCGGAAGTGGTGGATGTCCGCGCCGGCGCTGAACACGCGCTCCCCCGCGCTGGTCACGATCACGACCCGGACGTCCTCGGAGCGCTCGAGGGCGTCCAGGTGGTCCTCCAGCCGGGCGAGCATCGCGAGCGTGAAGGCGTTGAGCTTGGCGGGCCGGTCGAGGTGCAGACGAGCGATCCCGTCCTCGACGTGCAGGCCGACCGTGCCCTCGGCGGGGTC
Above is a window of Propioniciclava coleopterorum DNA encoding:
- a CDS encoding enoyl-CoA hydratase/isomerase family protein, encoding MSDPAEGTVGLHVEDGIARLHLDRPAKLNAFTLAMLARLEDHLDALERSEDVRVVIVTSAGERVFSAGADIHHFRRLTALQMWSTWTRTGHRVFDRLARLRQPTIAAMDGDAFGGGLEIALACDLRVLADDAQVGLTEVAIGTVPGWGGLDRLPALVGPARAKRMVFTGTPIDAATALDWGLVTDVAPRADVVDAALALAAVVADRSPLAVQMSKQAIDAGAGLGLGMALEGLASAASGASDDFSEGVTAFRHKRTPAFTGSLGTPGPRTAHLDD